A genomic stretch from Chiloscyllium plagiosum isolate BGI_BamShark_2017 chromosome 45, ASM401019v2, whole genome shotgun sequence includes:
- the LOC122543952 gene encoding zinc finger protein 229-like, producing the protein MEEKSTVHSREKPYTCCTCGQGFSRSSALSQHKYSHTGERPFICSECGKGFTRSSTLLKHHQVHTEDRPFKCPECGKCYKRSEALKLHQRVHTDERPFTCSHCGAGFKQACDLINHQRIHTGERPFICSECGKTFARKSILLSHQHVHTEERPYKCPDCGKCYKRSGDLMLHQRIHTDERPFRCSHCGTGFRRSFQLAVHQRFHTGETPFTCTECGKGFAVISSLQKHQQLHTEERPFKCPDCGKCFKRSGNLVSHQRVHTDERPFRCSQCGSRFKWSTQLTVHQRSHTGERPYTCTDRGKGFAMKSELQHHQRSHTGEIPFTCTWDSL; encoded by the coding sequence ATGGAAGAAAAAAGCACTGTTCACAGTAGGGAGAAACCGTACACATGTTGTACGTGTGGACAAGGCTTCAGCAGGTCATCTGCCCTATCACAACATAAatacagtcacactggggagaggccattcatctgttccgagtgtgggaaaggattcactcgatcgtcCACCCTGTTGAAACACCATCAGGTTCACACAGAGGAcagaccttttaaatgccctgaaTGTGGAAAGTGCTATAAAAGATCTGAGGCCCTGAAGTtgcatcaacgtgttcacactgatgagagacCTTTCACTTGCTCTCACTGTGGAGCTGGGTTCAAGCAAGCATGTGACCTCATTAATCACCAGcggattcacactggggagagaccattcatctGCTCAGAATGCGGGAAAACATTTGCACGGAAATCAATCCTGTTGAGTCACCAGCATGTTCACACAGAAGAGAGACCTTATAAATGCCCAGACTGTGGAAAGTGTTACAAAAGGTCTGGGGACCTGATGTTGCATCAACGTATTCACACTGATGAAAGACCGTTCAggtgctctcactgtgggactgggttTAGGCGATCATTCCAACTTGCTGTACACCAGCGATTTCACACTGGGGAGACGCCATTCACCTgcactgagtgtgggaagggattcgctGTGATATCCAGCCTGCAGAAACACCAGCAACTTCACACAGAggagagaccttttaaatgcccaGATTGTGGGAAGTGCTTTAAAAGATCTGGGAACTTGGTGTCCCATCAACGTGTTCATACTGACGAGAGACCATTCAGGTGCTCTCAGTGTGGGTCTAGGTTCAAGTGGTCAACACAACTCACTGTACACCAGCGATcgcacacaggggagaggccatacACCTGCACTGACCGTGGGAAGGGATTTGCTATGAAATCTGAGCTGCAGCATCACCAGCGATCTCACACTGGGGAGATACCATTCACGTGCACGTGGGATTCACTGTGA